The following proteins are encoded in a genomic region of Paralichthys olivaceus isolate ysfri-2021 chromosome 23, ASM2471397v2, whole genome shotgun sequence:
- the LOC109642784 gene encoding hyaluronidase PH-20-like, whose product MASVAQKSRSCVLLLLSLTHSLVLADLSTTKATTPPVSGTNKWTSTTHVSTAITNSSIKSSTATSQASDFTSLTAVTTSSPSKISISANVTLHAAPPQSSVSPTSPFSSSNSVLPPNLSSSSTSSNKPLSPVSTSSSPMTFSSLISKTPPPLLTELPPTPLLKPSPFLPNKSNPHQHKLPPLRSFPHTTGPLFEHQPFIVSWNIPDLVCNRYNISLDTSAFKGVATPAKVPGQFLSLFYTDRLGFYPHVDLVGRKELHGGIPQRGNLTASMNKARADITYYIPSKTSRGLAVIDWEEWRPLWDRNWGTKRIYQLLSVVYSIQTNRSLTVKQATEKAKQQFQAAARGLMSGMLTTGRAMRPNYLWGFYLFPNCYNYGWLEPGYTGRCSKEVKRQNDKLLWLWESSTALYPSIYLQASLADNPRAALMVRNRVQEALRVSTLPRRRGGTAPVFVYTRPVFVDQNKRFLSQGDLVSTVGESAAVGASGAVLWGASADYDDQASCESLSSYLSSTLNPYVTNVSAAAQLCSSFLCRGNGRCVRKYYNSNHYLHLNPESFKVVHIQRRYLALGRPTFADLKALSRGFTCQCYKGLSCTPRTYSELAKALKFSVKQGLHKKAHTLNKAALEDVQQASIAKDNAEKHLKV is encoded by the exons ATGGCTTCCGTCGCACAGAAGAGCAGAAGCTGTGTGCTGCTTCTTCTCTCGCTCACACATTCTCTTGTGTTAGCCGACCTGAGCACGACAAAGGCCACAACCCCTCCTGTCAGTGGCACGAACAAATGGACCTCCACCACCCACGTTTCTACAGCTATTACCAATTCGTCAATCAAAAGCTCAACCGCCACCTCGCAGGCCTCAGACTTCACCTCCCTTACTGCCGTTACCACATCGTCTCCATCAAAAATCTCTATTTCAGCAAATGTGACTCTGCATGCTGCTCCACCTCAGAGTTCCGTCTCGCCAACGTCACCGTTTTCCTCCTCTAACTCAGTTTTGCCTCCAAACCTTTCCTCATCTTCTACTTCTTCAAACAAGCCACTCTCCCCCGTTTCAACTTCATCTTCTCCCATGACATTCTCGTCTCTCATTTCGAAAACGCCTCCGCCACTTCTTACCGAACTTCCACCCACTCCTCTCCTCAAACCGTCGCCATTTCTCCCGAACAAATCCAACCCTCATCAACACAAGCTACCTCCGCTTCGATCCTTCCCTCACACCACAGGTCCGCTGTTCGAGCACCAACCTTTCATTGTGAGCTGGAACATCCCTGATCTGGTGTGTAACAGATACAACATCTCACTGGACACCTCAGCGTTTAAAGGAGTGGCCACGCCTGCAAAG GTTCCAGGTCAGTTCCTGTCTCTGTTCTACACAGACAGGCTGGGTTTTTACCCACATGTAGACCTTGTTGGTAGAAAAGAGTTGCATGGAGGTATTCCTCAGAGGGGGAACCTGACAGCCAGTATGAACAAGGCCAGAGCAGATATTACCTACTACATCCCATCCAA GACCAGCCGGGGCTTGGCTGTTATAGACTGGGAGGAATGGCGCCCCCTGTGGGACAGAAACTGGGGCACTAAGAGAATCTACCAGCTTTTATCTGTGGTCTATTCAATACAGACAAACCGCTCGCTCACAGTGAAGCAGGCCACAGAAAAAGCCAAACAACAGTTCCAG GCGGCAGCCAGAGGTTTGATGTCAGGGATGTTGACGACGGGCAGAGCCATGAGACCCAACTACCTCTGGGGCTTCTACCTGTTTCCTAACTGTTATAACTACGGATGGTTGGAGCCTGGCTACACAGGCCGGTGCTCCAAGGAGGTGAAGAGGCAGAATGATAAGCTCCTGTGGCTGTGGGAGTCCAGCACGGCCCTCTACCCATCTATCTACCTGCAG GCCTCATTGGCAGATAACCCCAGAGCTGCCCTGATGGTGAGAAACCGTGTCCAGGAAGCCCTGCGAGTGTCCACCCTGCCGAGGCGGAGAGGTGGCACTGCACCCGTGTTTGTTTACACGCGCCCCGTCTTTGTTGATCAGAACAAACGCTTCCTCAGTCAG GGGGACTTGGTGAGCACTGTAGGGGAGAGTGCAGCGGTGGGAGCGTCTGGTGCTGTGCTGTGGGGGGCCAGCGCTGACTACGATGACCAG GCCTCTTGTGAATCCCTGTCATCCTacctctcctccaccctcaaCCCTTATGTTACCAATGTCTCCGCGGCCgctcagctctgcagcagcttcctgtgtcGGGGGAACGGCCGCTGCGTTCGCAAATACTACAACTCCAACCACTACCTCCACCTGAACCCTGAAAGTTTCAAGGTTGTGCATATTCAGAGGCGCTACCTTGCTCTTGGCAGACCTACCTTTGCGGACCTGAAGGCTCTGAGCAGGGGATTCACCTGTCAATGCTACAAAGGCCTGAGCTGCACTCCCAGGACTTACAGTGAGCTCGCCAAGGCCCTGAAGTTTAGTGTGAAACAGGGGCTGCACAAAAAAGCCCACACACTTAATAAAGCGGCTTTGGAGGATGTGCAACAAGCTAGTATTGCTAAAGACAATGCTGAGAAGCACTTGAAAGTTTAA
- the tmem229a gene encoding transmembrane protein 229A, with translation MVGARSRCSQPVQTARTPPPRREEPSGDAAASLRELPRWMRLYLYGMHGVTLDVLLSSLHGVSNHRDPKLLGFSSPYLCVVHALSHFALEKVYTQKRCFRGRPVVFHLVFYPSIYIGLQILIGHMSALTEQVRVESGTQLAVHYVLSLYFTQVFHGGVSRLRYRSSGTADLLSPGDRGDARAHAPQGLPGFARFFFFGMQGFLDEVLFTSMFNLVEKSDRTLSGHTSLWSFLMYGSCSFVVEKLYLHLHFSRGWRTWQRLPIYICFIYTWELCWGLVLRQFDACSWDYSHYPHNFMGLITLLYLPGWVCLSLYQDVLSNILLRVKVCTKDGIDLGEESKEVNGQLDSKKKIL, from the coding sequence ATGGTCGGTGCTCGCAGCCGGTGCTCGCAGCCGGTGCAGACGGCCCGGACGCCGCCCCCCCGCCGAGAAGAACCGTCTGGGGACGCGGCAGCATCTCTGCGGGAGCTGCCGCGATGGATGCGGCTGTACTTGTACGGGATGCACGGCGTGACTCTGGACGTGTTGCTGTCCTCGCTGCACGGGGTCTCGAACCATCGGGACCCCAAACTGCTGGGCTTCTCCTCCCCGTATCTGTGCGTGGTGCACGCACTGAGCCACTTCGCGCTGGAGAAGGTGTACACGCAGAAGAGGTGTTTCCGAGGTCGGCCTGTGGTGTTTCATCTGGTCTTCTATCCGTCCATCTACATCGGGCTGCAGATCCTCATCGGCCACATGAGCGCGCTGACCGAGCAGGTGAGGGTGGAGTCCGGGACGCAGCTGGCGGTGCACTACGTCCTGAGTCTCTACTTCACCCAGGTGTTCCACGGAGGGGTGTCCAGGCTGCGGTACCGCTCCTCCGGCACCGCCGACCTCCTGAGCCCGGGGGACAGGGGGGACGCACGGGCCCATGCGCCCCAGGGTCTCCCCGGCTTTGcgcgcttcttcttcttcgggATGCAGGGCTTTCTGGACGAGGTGCTCTTCACCTCCATGTTCAACCTGGTGGAGAAGTCGGACCGGACCCTGAGCGGCCACACGTCCCTGTGGTCCTTCCTGATGTACGGCAGCTGCAGCTTCGTGGTGGAGAAGCTCTACCTGCACCTGCACTTCAGCAGAGGGTGGAGGACGTGGCAGCGGCTCCCTATCTACATCTGCTTCATCTACACCTGGGAGTTGTGCTGGGGCCTGGTCCTCAGGCAGTTCGACGCCTGCTCCTGGGACTACTCCCACTACCCCCACAACTTCATGGGGCTCATCACCCTGCTCTACCTGCCCGGCTGGGTCTGCCTCAGTCTGTACCAGGACGTCCTGTCCAATATCCTGCTGAGGGTCAAAGTGTGCACCAAAGATGGGATTGACTTGGGTGAGGAGAGCAAAGAGGTCAACGGACAGCTGGActccaagaaaaaaatactttaa